A genomic stretch from Onychostoma macrolepis isolate SWU-2019 chromosome 02, ASM1243209v1, whole genome shotgun sequence includes:
- the mep1bb gene encoding meprin A subunit beta — MGLNNKERNQGELKQATQRVIEYNVDGGKEDLFDINEEAGLDLFEGDIVYDENLERNSIIGDEYRWPKVIPYYLEDDLDVNAKGVILKAFEQYRLKSCIDYKPWSGEENYISVFKGSGCFSSVGNRRVGKQRLSIGSGCDRIATIEHEFLHALGFWHEQSRSDRDDYVSIIWDRITEGKEHNFNKYNDRTSSALNVPYDYGSMMHYSKKAFQNGSEPTIVTRIPAFSDVIGQRMEFSDSDLLKLNRLYNCSSSSTFLDSCDFESESICGMIQSRENDDNATWKRVSRAAGGPDADYTNMGRCDGKGYFMHFSTVSGPEGNRALLESRVIYPRRGFQCLQFFLYNSGHINDRLRIWTREYDTENPDGTLRLIQQVEALPGDDWQLHHVSLNVSRKFRVVFEGIKGNGDAGGLSLDDINLSETRCPEHVWRIKDFRSVLENTPPDAAIYSPHFTSTDGYSFQMGLYPNGSAGYRGELGAYAHLTSGSGAAEGGLVWPARWKQMTMMLMDQNADIRRRMNNQRSVTTDPTMTVEGTEDFFWDDPRKVGVKITEEDGTEYFRGPGAGTPVFLTQARALSRDFIKGGDAIFLLTMEDISHLAVSQPLPSTSMNPPNSTSSGTPAPDNSMTPATSSSSSAAPPEPCVSVRCENDGVCVLDDAGQAVCRCVVGQDWWYYGDRCQFKSSAQSSVLTAVLASVVVFVLMLMVTVISVLCVKKNQRKVQLEGHGITMKNMNSFA; from the exons ATGGGTTTAAATAACAAGGAACGTAATCagggagaactgaaacag GCAACGCAGCGAGTGATTG AATATAATGTCGATGGCGGTAAAGAGGATCTGTTTGATATCAATGAAG AGGCCGGTCTTGATCTTTTTGAGGGAGATATTGTATATGATGAG AATTTGGAGAGGAATTCTATAATTGGTGATGAGTACAGATGGCCAAAAGTGATCCCTTATTACCTCGAGGATGATTTGG ATGTTAATGCAAAAGGTGTGATCCTGAAGGCCTTTGAACAGTATCGACTGAAGTCATGCATCGACTACAAACCATGGAGTGGAGAAGAAAACTACATCTCTGTATTTAAAGGCAGCGG CTGCTTTTCGTCCGTGGGGAACCGGCGTGTTGGCAAACAGCGGCTGTCCATCGGCAGTGGATGTGATCGTATCGCAACCATCGAGCATGAGTTTCTCCACGCGTTAGGCTTCTGGCACGAGCAGTCACGCTCCGACCGCGACGACTACGTCTCCATCATCTGGGACCGCATCACTGAAG GAAAGGAGCATAACTTCAACAAATACAACGACAGAACTTCCAGCGCCCTGAACGTTCCCTACGACTACGGATCCATGATGCATTACAGCAAGAAAGCCTTCCAGAACGGCTCGGAGCCCACCATCGTCACCAGGATCCCGGCCTTCAGCGACGTGATCGGCCAGCGCATGGAGTTCAGCGACAGCGACCTGCTCAAGCTCAACCGACTCTACAACTGCT CCAGCTCCTCCACATTTCTGGACTCCTGTGACTTTGAGTCGGAGAGCATCTGTGGAATGATCCAAAGCCGTGAAAATGACGATAATGCGACCTGGAAGCGTGTTTCCAGAGCCGCAGGTGGACCAGACGCCGACTACACCAACATGGGACGCTGCGACG GAAAGGGTTACTTCATGCACTTCAGCACTGTGAGCGGGCCGGAGGGGAACAGGGCTCTGCTGGAGAGCAGGGTTATCTACCCCAGACGGGGATTCCAGTGCCTGCAGTTCTTCCTCTACAACAGCGGCCACATTAACGACCGGCTCAGGATCTGGACGAGAGAGTACGACACGGAAAACCCTGACGGGACCCTGCGGCTCATTCAGCAGGTTGAAG CTCTTCCTGGTGATGACTGGCAGCTCCATCACGTCAGTTTGAACGTCTCCAGAAAGTTTCGAGTGGTTTTTGAGGGAATCAAAGGCAACGGGGACGCTGGCGGACTCTCGCTGGACGACATCAACCTCTCAGAGACCCGCTGTCCTGAACATGTGTGGAGGATCAAGGACTTCAGGAGCGTCCTGGAGAACACGCCGCCGGACGCCGCTATCTACAGCCCACACTTCACGTCTACAGACGGCTACAGCTTCCAGATGGGCCTGTATCCCAACGGATCAGCCGGATACAGAGGAGAGCTGGGAGCATACGCTCACCTGACATCTGGATCCGGAGCGGCAGAGGGCGGTCTGGTCTGGCCTGCACGCTGGAAGCAGATGACCATGATGCTGATGGACCAGAACGCAGACATTCGCAGACGCATGAACAACCAGAGGAGCGTCACCACTGACCCCACCATGACTGTGGAAG GGACTGAAGATTTCTTCTGGGATGATCCGCGTAAAGTAGGAGTGAAGATAACAGAAGAGGATGGGACGGAGTATTTCCGTGGTCCTGGTGCAGGAACGCCGGTTTTCCTCACGCAGGCCAGAGCGCTGAGCCGAGACTTCATCAAGGGTGGAGACGCCATCTTCCTGCTCACTATGGAGG ATATCTCTCATCTAGCTGTGTCACAGCCCTTGCCTTCCACATCCATGAATCCACCAAACTCAACTTCCTCTGGAACACCAGCCCCAGACAACAGCATGACTCCTGCCACCTCCAGCTCCTCCAGCGCTGCTCCTCCTGAGCCGTGTGTGTCCGTGCGCTGTGAGAACGACGGAGTGTGTGTGCTGGACGACGCAGGACAGGCCGTGTGCAG gtGTGTGGTGGGACAGGACTGGTGGTATTACGGCGACAGGTGTCAGTTTAAGAGCTCTGCTCAGAGCAGTGTTCTGACGGCGGTGTTGGCGTCTGTCGTTGTGTTTGTGCTCATGCTGATGGTGACGGTGATCAGTGTGCTCTGTGTGAAGAAAAATCAGAGGAAAGTGCAGCTCGAAGGACATGGAATCACCATGAAGAACATGAACTCGTTTGCATGA
- the LOC131523972 gene encoding gastrula zinc finger protein XlCGF7.1-like: MECVKEEREDSDAETCGEKDEETEEHRELTQEKEESRENDVEEKHQEGVINAEKSLRRSETKKKPSHEASNCFVCPECGKSFTHKGHFNEHIKIHSGVKPFSCPHCQKSFTCKGHLKRHVRIHTGERPYACNQCGKSFKCATNLKDHQRSHSGERAFACQQCGKNFILASNLKAHLKIHTNEKPYVCAVCGKGFLRLGCFNDHQKIHTGERAHMCFECGDTFTRSSALKQHQKIHSGEKPYTCSHCGKGFTHSGALRRHERVHTGERPYLCSACGRRFTQSSDLQNHRKKPCPMLPRSEQSPASAPVQTLTPSV; the protein is encoded by the coding sequence AGCTGACGCaagagaaagaagaaagtcGAGAGAATGACGTAGAGGAGAAACATCAGGAGGGGGtaataaatgcagaaaaatCTCTCAGGCGCTCAGAAACGAAAAAGAAACCCTCGCATGAAGCCAGTAATTGCTTCGTCTGCCCCGAGTGCGGCAAGAGCTTCACACATAAAGGACACTTCAACGAACACATCAAGATCCACTCCGGAGTCAAGCCCTTCAGCTGCCCTCACTGTCAGAAGAGCTTCACCTGTAAAGGACACCTGAAACGCCACGTTCGCATCCACACCGGCGAGCGTCCGTACGCTTGcaatcagtgcgggaagagctTCAAGTGCGCCACCAACCTCAAAGACCACCAGCGCTCGCACTCGGGGGAACGGGCCTTCGCCTGCCAGCAGTGCGGGAAGAACTTCATCCTGGCGTCCAACCTGAAGGCGCACCTGAAGATCCACACTAACGAGAAGCCCTACGTGTGCGCCGTCTGCGGGAAGGGCTTTCTGCGGCTGGGCTGCTTCAACGATCATCAGAAGATCCACACGGGAGAGCGAGCGCACATGTGCTTCGAGTGCGGGGACACCTTCACCAGATCCAGCGCTCTGAAGCAGCACCAGAAGATCCACAGCGGAGAGAAGCCCTACACCTGCTCGCACTGCGGGAAGGGCTTCACTCACTCGGGAGCGCTGAGGAGACACGAGCGCGTTCACACCGGAGAGAGACCCTACCTCTGCAGCGCCTGCGGGAGGAGGTTCACTCAGTCCAGCGATCTGCAGAACCACAGAAAGAAGCCCTGTCCCATGCTGCCTCGCTCCGAGCAGAGCCCGGCCTCCGCTCCAGTGCAAACACTGACACCTTCTGTGTGA